A single region of the Melioribacteraceae bacterium 4301-Me genome encodes:
- a CDS encoding secondary thiamine-phosphate synthase enzyme YjbQ, translated as MKIVTSSFDVDTKGSTDLIDITASVQSELKKSGLQEGSALIFVSGSTAGITTIEYEPGLLKDYPIFFEKIIPSKERYYHDETWHDANGYSHIRASLQGASFTVPFNNGQLLLGTWQQIVLIDFDNRPRKRNVIVQLIGQ; from the coding sequence ATGAAGATTGTAACCTCATCTTTTGACGTAGATACTAAAGGTTCAACTGATTTAATTGATATAACTGCCAGTGTGCAATCGGAACTGAAGAAATCGGGTTTACAAGAAGGAAGTGCATTAATTTTTGTCTCCGGCTCAACTGCGGGGATAACTACCATTGAATATGAACCGGGGTTGTTAAAAGATTATCCTATTTTTTTCGAAAAAATTATTCCTTCTAAGGAACGTTATTATCATGATGAAACTTGGCATGACGCCAACGGATATTCACACATCAGAGCCTCGTTGCAAGGTGCTTCTTTTACCGTACCATTTAACAATGGTCAATTGTTATTGGGCACTTGGCAGCAAATTGTACTTATTGATTTTGATAATCGTCCCCGTAAAAGAAACGTTATTGTTCAACTAATTGGCCAATAG
- a CDS encoding ABC transporter permease → MLFKLAWRNLWRNKRRSLIIQLSVVVGVIAIITLDSLTNGMLYQMLFNQISTSVSYIQIHKKGFKDNKVVQNFIPDYHKAEETIKNDPLIKSYSKRVITFGLISSAVNSSGIYINGIIPDEEAKVSIIKSSVKEGKYFTGGMHEIVIGEKLAEKLEVGLGDKIVIMSNTLQGNVGSDLYRIVGLFKTFSSDFDKTNIYIPLQSAQQLLGIGDKIHEFAMITDNYKNAPKVASALAKQLGPKYEVLPYNEILPLLVIQLDLYKQSSFIVTLIVSLALIFGIINTMLMAVFERIREFGVLMSIGMKNGKLFSMIIAEAFILGVIGTVVGTALGLLIQLLMMNSGLNLSIFAQSLDSFGLGSIIYPVISFENTFITFLTIPIVAVIGALYPAIKAIKLQPVYALRYV, encoded by the coding sequence ATGTTATTCAAATTGGCTTGGCGAAATCTTTGGAGAAATAAAAGAAGATCGTTGATCATTCAACTTTCAGTTGTTGTGGGCGTAATTGCTATTATCACGCTAGATAGTTTAACAAACGGAATGCTGTATCAAATGCTGTTCAACCAAATAAGCACAAGCGTATCATATATTCAAATTCACAAAAAAGGTTTTAAAGATAACAAGGTTGTACAGAATTTTATTCCCGATTATCACAAAGCGGAAGAAACCATTAAAAATGACCCGCTTATAAAATCATACAGCAAAAGAGTTATTACTTTCGGATTGATAAGCAGCGCAGTAAATTCATCTGGAATTTACATCAACGGTATAATTCCAGATGAAGAAGCTAAGGTATCGATAATAAAATCATCTGTTAAAGAAGGCAAGTATTTTACAGGGGGAATGCATGAAATAGTAATTGGAGAAAAGTTGGCTGAAAAATTGGAAGTTGGACTCGGCGATAAAATTGTCATTATGTCCAACACACTTCAAGGAAACGTGGGTTCGGATCTCTATAGGATTGTTGGGCTATTTAAAACTTTCAGTTCAGATTTCGATAAAACTAACATTTATATCCCGCTCCAAAGCGCTCAACAATTGCTTGGCATTGGAGATAAGATACACGAATTCGCAATGATTACGGATAACTACAAAAATGCACCTAAAGTTGCTTCTGCTCTTGCAAAACAATTAGGTCCGAAATATGAAGTGCTGCCTTACAATGAGATTCTACCTCTTTTAGTAATTCAGCTTGATTTGTACAAACAATCGTCCTTTATTGTTACGCTAATTGTCAGCCTTGCTCTCATTTTTGGAATAATCAACACAATGTTGATGGCAGTTTTCGAAAGGATAAGAGAATTCGGAGTTTTAATGTCGATTGGAATGAAAAACGGAAAGCTCTTTTCTATGATAATTGCCGAAGCGTTTATTTTGGGAGTGATTGGTACGGTTGTCGGTACAGCTCTCGGACTATTGATTCAACTGCTGATGATGAATTCCGGTTTGAACTTGAGCATATTTGCACAAAGTTTAGATTCCTTCGGACTGGGTTCAATCATTTATCCGGTAATATCATTTGAAAATACTTTCATTACATTTTTAACGATTCCAATTGTTGCGGTTATCGGTGCACTTTACCCCGCAATTAAAGCTATTAAATTACAACCGGTTTATGCACTGCGTTATGTATAA
- a CDS encoding glycosyltransferase family 9 protein: MRILINALSGIGDALMFTPALTKLKEELPEAKIDALVMFKGVKDIYERFGEIDKVIYHDFLNASKISSLKLVLSLRKKYDISINVYPSNRKEYNLINFLIGSKKRAAVKYLRKDFENFGFLNNLTIRENDSLHNAEENINLISKILNKNINDFPPYKINLNDDEINFAKKFLSNSGIAENDIVIGFHPGCSPLKNHTKRRWEPEKFAALGKMLIKKYNAFILIFGGNEEDELKQRIINLIESKKSINVQTNTLLQTAALMKRSNVFVSNDSSLMHIAAALKLKTVAIIGPTNTNYIHPWQTEYKIVSLNLECSPCFYYSPKPLTCHRDDIKFKCIKELSVELVLSTVESFIEG, encoded by the coding sequence ATGAGAATATTAATTAATGCTCTTAGTGGAATTGGTGATGCCTTAATGTTCACCCCGGCGCTTACTAAACTTAAAGAAGAGCTGCCTGAAGCAAAAATTGATGCGCTTGTAATGTTTAAGGGTGTTAAAGATATTTACGAAAGATTTGGAGAGATAGACAAAGTTATTTATCACGATTTTTTAAATGCATCAAAAATTTCTTCGTTAAAGCTTGTTCTGAGTCTACGCAAAAAGTATGATATTTCAATTAATGTTTACCCATCGAACAGAAAAGAATATAATCTAATTAACTTTTTAATCGGCAGTAAGAAAAGAGCTGCTGTTAAATACCTAAGAAAAGATTTTGAAAATTTTGGTTTTTTGAATAACCTTACAATAAGGGAGAACGATTCTCTTCACAATGCTGAAGAGAACATTAATCTTATTTCAAAAATCCTAAACAAAAATATTAACGATTTCCCCCCTTATAAAATTAATCTAAACGATGATGAAATAAATTTTGCAAAAAAATTTTTATCCAATTCCGGTATCGCAGAAAATGATATTGTAATTGGATTTCATCCGGGTTGTTCACCATTAAAGAATCATACGAAAAGAAGGTGGGAGCCGGAAAAATTTGCTGCACTTGGTAAAATGTTAATAAAGAAATACAATGCTTTTATACTTATATTCGGGGGAAATGAAGAAGATGAATTAAAACAAAGGATAATAAATTTAATCGAATCAAAAAAATCAATAAATGTTCAAACCAATACTTTGTTACAAACAGCCGCTTTAATGAAGAGAAGTAATGTCTTCGTTTCCAACGATTCAAGTCTAATGCACATTGCAGCAGCTTTGAAGTTGAAAACGGTTGCTATTATTGGTCCCACCAACACCAATTATATTCATCCATGGCAAACTGAGTATAAAATAGTTTCATTAAATCTTGAATGCTCACCTTGTTTTTATTATTCACCAAAGCCATTAACTTGTCACAGAGATGATATTAAGTTTAAATGCATTAAAGAGTTAAGTGTAGAGTTAGTTTTATCTACAGTAGAATCTTTTATAGAAGGGTAA
- a CDS encoding LOG family protein — MAKTVTIFGSSRPKPGEEEYEIAFYLGKKLAESGLNVCTGGFQGIMDAVSKGASSTNVEIIGVTINLYNATPSKYLTKEIKTNSLFERLKNLVNIGDAYIALQGGTGTMLELALVWEYMNKNMIKPKPFASHSKMWKEIIKIMEKQIALEQRQTGLIKPFEDINECADYIIKCLI, encoded by the coding sequence ATGGCAAAGACAGTTACAATTTTTGGGAGTTCAAGACCTAAGCCCGGAGAAGAGGAATATGAGATTGCATTTTACTTGGGTAAAAAATTAGCTGAGTCGGGCTTAAATGTTTGTACAGGCGGATTCCAAGGAATTATGGATGCTGTTTCTAAAGGTGCTTCGTCTACTAATGTTGAAATTATTGGCGTAACCATTAATCTCTACAACGCAACTCCGAGTAAATACCTTACTAAAGAAATCAAAACTAATTCGTTGTTCGAAAGATTAAAAAATTTAGTAAATATTGGTGATGCTTATATTGCTTTACAAGGCGGTACAGGTACAATGTTAGAGTTAGCATTGGTATGGGAGTATATGAATAAAAATATGATTAAGCCTAAACCTTTCGCCTCTCATAGCAAAATGTGGAAAGAAATAATAAAAATTATGGAAAAACAAATTGCCTTAGAGCAAAGGCAAACAGGCTTAATAAAACCATTCGAAGATATAAATGAATGCGCTGATTACATAATTAAATGTTTGATTTAG
- a CDS encoding TetR/AcrR family transcriptional regulator: protein MTEHLFNVKMPRTKEQNKEIREKTKKIILDSALKLFVEKGFQSTSMSDIAKEAGVSKGLAYNYFDSKQHIVEAILKYLMELVYQAYVPVYEEKDPYIKLEKMIDITFDWIRQNFDFWKMLFTFWLQPEIIETSAQFMKDFIKEMFGLIENIFKEIGVKNYVAEARIIGAIFDGVGVDYLLDTENYPLDEVAKLLKARYSKEAINLLKENY, encoded by the coding sequence ATGACTGAACATTTATTCAACGTAAAGATGCCAAGAACAAAAGAACAAAATAAAGAAATACGAGAGAAGACAAAAAAAATTATTCTTGATTCGGCGTTAAAGCTATTTGTAGAGAAAGGGTTTCAGTCGACATCAATGAGCGATATTGCTAAAGAAGCCGGCGTGTCGAAAGGTTTAGCGTACAATTATTTTGACAGTAAGCAACACATAGTGGAAGCAATTTTAAAATATCTAATGGAGCTGGTTTACCAGGCTTATGTTCCAGTATATGAGGAGAAAGACCCTTATATAAAGTTGGAAAAAATGATAGATATTACTTTCGACTGGATAAGGCAGAATTTTGATTTTTGGAAGATGCTTTTTACTTTTTGGCTTCAACCCGAAATTATTGAAACATCAGCGCAATTTATGAAAGATTTTATTAAGGAGATGTTTGGATTAATAGAAAATATTTTTAAGGAAATAGGCGTAAAAAATTATGTCGCAGAAGCTAGAATAATTGGTGCAATATTCGATGGTGTAGGAGTGGATTATTTACTTGATACTGAAAATTATCCTTTAGATGAGGTGGCTAAGCTTTTGAAAGCCAGATACAGTAAAGAGGCAATAAATTTATTAAAAGAAAATTATTAA
- a CDS encoding ABC transporter permease, which yields MKLIFKLAWRNVWRNKRRSMLTLAAICFATFASIAMRGMQHGTYAINIKYAVQLFSGYLQIQKKGYHNNPSLNKAFGNVKEIEKKLSTLRFVKGYAPRIYADGLISFKDNSFGAAVFGINPKVEKNVITLMNRLKDGRFFNSDTSNNIVIGYKLLENLKANIGDEVVILSQGADGSLGNLKFKIVGTLKTGSQEFDAMGVFMGIKKADELLAMYGRVHAIAIALYNLEDLEHAKEQIKQSLAGTGLTVLTWDELMPDFKQSIEFDNVSGILYLAILVIIVAFGILNTVLMSVTERFKEFGITLAIGMPQIKLVHLVLIETFFITIIGLLFGNIIGYGINSYFIHHPIEFGGDIAMIYQEYGFLPRIESSLLPSMFFNTTLTILAASLISCVYPLYKVFKLEPLKGIRYT from the coding sequence TTGAAGCTAATATTCAAGCTTGCCTGGCGGAACGTATGGCGAAACAAACGAAGATCGATGTTAACCCTCGCTGCGATTTGTTTTGCAACTTTTGCTTCTATCGCTATGCGCGGTATGCAGCATGGTACATACGCAATAAATATTAAATATGCCGTTCAACTTTTCTCAGGCTATTTACAAATCCAAAAAAAAGGGTATCACAATAATCCCTCGTTGAACAAAGCTTTCGGCAATGTAAAAGAAATCGAAAAAAAATTATCTACTTTAAGATTTGTTAAAGGATATGCGCCTAGAATTTACGCAGACGGACTAATAAGCTTCAAAGATAATTCTTTCGGTGCAGCGGTTTTCGGTATTAATCCTAAAGTGGAAAAAAATGTTATAACATTAATGAACAGACTAAAGGATGGCAGATTCTTTAACAGCGATACGTCGAACAATATTGTTATAGGCTATAAATTACTCGAAAATTTAAAAGCTAACATTGGCGACGAAGTGGTAATCCTTTCGCAAGGAGCGGACGGCTCGCTCGGCAATCTGAAATTCAAAATTGTAGGGACATTAAAAACCGGTTCACAAGAATTTGACGCCATGGGCGTTTTTATGGGTATTAAAAAAGCCGATGAGTTATTAGCGATGTACGGACGTGTTCATGCAATAGCTATAGCGCTGTATAATCTCGAGGATTTGGAACACGCGAAAGAACAAATAAAACAATCACTTGCCGGCACCGGCTTGACAGTGCTTACATGGGATGAACTAATGCCGGACTTTAAACAATCAATAGAGTTTGATAACGTGAGTGGTATTCTTTATTTGGCTATTCTTGTTATCATTGTTGCCTTCGGAATACTCAACACCGTTCTCATGTCTGTTACAGAAAGGTTTAAGGAATTTGGAATTACTCTTGCGATAGGAATGCCTCAAATAAAGCTTGTACATTTGGTCTTAATTGAAACATTCTTTATAACTATAATCGGACTGCTGTTCGGCAATATAATAGGGTACGGAATAAATTCTTACTTCATCCATCATCCAATAGAATTCGGCGGCGATATTGCCATGATTTACCAGGAATACGGTTTTTTGCCGAGAATAGAATCATCATTGCTGCCTTCAATGTTTTTTAATACAACGTTAACGATTCTTGCAGCTTCACTAATTTCCTGTGTTTATCCACTGTATAAAGTTTTTAAATTGGAACCTTTAAAAGGAATTAGGTACACTTAA
- the rocD gene encoding ornithine--oxo-acid transaminase: MLAKDYIELEEKYGAHNYHPLDVVIERAQGVWVYDVEGNKYLDCLAAYSAVNQGHCHPRIVNALKQQAEKVTLTSRAFRNSQLPLLYKELSELTGYEISLPMNSGAEAVETALKAARKWGYKIKGVEEQKAEIIACTNNFAGRTISIISFSTEAQYRDGFGPFTPGFKIVEYGNAKALEEAITPNTVAFLVEPIQGEGGVVVPPEGYLKACADICKKNNVLLITDEIQCGLGRSGKLFAFEYENIRPDVVIIGKALSGGCYPVSAVLSNKEILGVFKPGDHGSTFGGNPLGAAVARESLKVLIEEKLIERSFELGNYFLNELKKINSPHVKEVRGKGLFIGVELKPEAKGARRFCEALAKRGILCKETHENVIRFAPPLVITKDEIDWALKIISEVLMMN, encoded by the coding sequence ATGCTTGCCAAAGATTACATCGAATTAGAAGAGAAATATGGTGCACATAATTATCACCCGTTGGATGTAGTAATCGAGCGTGCACAAGGAGTGTGGGTCTATGACGTTGAAGGGAACAAATACTTAGACTGTTTAGCAGCATACTCGGCGGTTAATCAAGGGCATTGCCACCCAAGAATTGTTAATGCACTTAAACAACAAGCTGAAAAGGTTACATTAACTTCACGGGCGTTTAGAAATAGTCAACTGCCATTATTATATAAAGAGTTAAGTGAGTTAACTGGCTACGAAATTTCATTGCCTATGAATTCTGGTGCTGAAGCAGTGGAAACAGCACTTAAAGCTGCTCGTAAATGGGGCTATAAGATAAAAGGTGTTGAAGAGCAAAAAGCAGAAATAATTGCATGTACAAATAATTTTGCAGGAAGAACTATTTCTATCATAAGTTTTTCAACTGAAGCCCAATATAGAGATGGTTTTGGACCTTTTACTCCCGGTTTTAAGATTGTAGAATACGGCAATGCTAAAGCACTTGAAGAAGCTATTACACCTAATACAGTAGCCTTTTTAGTTGAACCAATTCAAGGAGAAGGTGGTGTAGTTGTACCTCCTGAAGGATACTTAAAAGCTTGTGCTGATATATGTAAAAAAAACAATGTGCTTTTAATAACTGATGAGATACAATGCGGACTCGGACGAAGCGGTAAACTATTTGCATTTGAATATGAAAACATTAGACCAGATGTAGTTATTATTGGCAAGGCATTATCGGGCGGTTGTTATCCAGTTTCGGCTGTTTTATCAAATAAAGAAATATTAGGAGTTTTCAAGCCGGGGGATCACGGTTCTACATTTGGCGGTAATCCACTTGGTGCTGCTGTTGCAAGAGAATCGTTAAAAGTTCTTATCGAAGAAAAACTTATTGAAAGGTCCTTCGAGCTTGGTAATTATTTTCTTAATGAGTTAAAGAAAATTAATTCACCACACGTTAAAGAGGTAAGAGGCAAAGGATTATTTATTGGTGTAGAACTAAAGCCGGAGGCAAAAGGCGCAAGAAGATTTTGCGAGGCTTTAGCAAAACGTGGTATTTTATGTAAAGAAACCCACGAAAATGTGATTCGTTTCGCTCCACCGTTAGTTATTACTAAAGATGAAATTGATTGGGCATTAAAAATTATTAGTGAAGTGCTAATGATGAACTAA
- a CDS encoding outer membrane lipoprotein-sorting protein, with translation MRFSLIILFLLAVNIIKGQTAEKIVSKAEEILKGKTAHGIMEMIIKTPDFERTLKMESWWVGNEKALIVIKSPKREAGNKTLKIKNEIWNYLKNTETTIKIPPSMMLQSWNGSDFTNDDLVRESNLSKDYNKNLIGEEPIGGKKCWKIELVPKPNAPVVWGKLYYWIRQKDYMPSIVQYFDEKGNLIRYIVYSDVKKFGSRTMPSVWTMYSKTKEGHSTTVKILEMELDINIPDKIFSFQELERGN, from the coding sequence ATGAGATTTTCACTTATTATATTATTTTTATTAGCCGTCAATATTATAAAGGGGCAAACTGCGGAGAAAATTGTAAGCAAAGCTGAGGAAATTTTAAAAGGAAAAACAGCACATGGAATAATGGAGATGATTATCAAGACTCCCGACTTTGAACGAACCTTAAAAATGGAAAGTTGGTGGGTTGGAAATGAAAAGGCATTGATTGTTATTAAATCTCCTAAACGTGAAGCCGGAAACAAGACACTAAAAATTAAAAATGAAATTTGGAATTACCTCAAGAATACCGAAACAACTATTAAGATTCCACCATCGATGATGTTGCAATCATGGAATGGTTCAGATTTTACGAATGACGACTTGGTTCGCGAGTCCAACCTATCAAAAGATTACAATAAAAATTTAATTGGCGAAGAACCCATTGGTGGCAAAAAATGCTGGAAGATTGAACTGGTTCCCAAACCAAATGCACCGGTAGTTTGGGGAAAACTTTATTACTGGATTCGGCAAAAAGATTACATGCCTTCAATTGTTCAATACTTTGATGAAAAAGGAAATTTAATCCGCTACATTGTTTATTCCGATGTAAAAAAATTCGGTTCACGAACAATGCCTTCTGTTTGGACGATGTACAGCAAAACCAAGGAGGGTCACTCAACTACAGTAAAAATTTTGGAGATGGAACTCGATATAAATATTCCCGATAAAATATTTTCTTTCCAAGAACTTGAGCGAGGAAATTAA
- a CDS encoding ATP-binding protein has protein sequence MVKKVTSETKENFRSTLEIKKKEFLQEETRRQLLAPFQSLAKFTAIAGIIALIFEVRYFKEFSYIVYISRVSSIFIAFILLVISYTTKGKRHPIILVHSLLLTIIITFGVIIFLYPNTLVFNSQIIGLIIFTAALFLSWDVKHQIIVAVYYNLVFACSIILNSKNVYILPNMAESVMLVLVISVMAIVASYINYKLREEAITKSFEIAVSEKKYRNIFENSAEGIFQVTPNGKVKTANPAFIKMLGYTNEDELKKINFKDGIFRKESEWEFFSKLLEKQGKIRNFRVNFKKKDGVEIVVRINARVNDDEEDKPIFYEGSVQDITQQVIAENEKQKALEALRQEKLKSDIAARRAQQESNFKTKFLANMSHEVRTPMNSVMGFLTLIENDLFENKEELKNFARDAKIAAESLLDIINNILDLSKIEAGKMELDEDEFNFQNEVHKAVSMISQKSKTKGLLLEEKIDPNIPEKLIGDATRFRQVLINLLSNAVKFTDEGKVEIQAEVVHKENGILLLGVSVSDTGHGIPSDKIPLLFEPYTQIKNKKSYKEGTGLGLVICKEFVKLMGGEITVESKLGIGTKFYFTVKMKIPGEYEDSFEKLEEIIEEDTEEKLNKEISKVLENDSTKKRLLLVEDNPISQNLELKILREVGYDVEAVTTGKEAIEAVQSGMFDLVLMDVEMTDMDGITATKKIRSLNSKHSKIPIIAVTAHSSMKDREKCLAAGMDDYIAKPINIHFLKITIDQWLNSRR, from the coding sequence TTGGTAAAAAAAGTTACATCCGAGACAAAGGAAAATTTTCGCTCTACGTTGGAAATTAAGAAAAAAGAATTTCTCCAAGAAGAAACTCGACGCCAGCTTTTAGCTCCGTTCCAAAGTTTAGCCAAGTTTACAGCTATTGCTGGTATTATTGCTCTTATTTTTGAAGTTAGATACTTTAAAGAATTTTCATACATTGTCTATATCTCGAGAGTCTCTTCAATTTTTATCGCTTTTATTCTGCTGGTAATATCTTATACAACAAAGGGGAAAAGACACCCTATTATATTAGTGCACTCGTTGCTGTTAACAATAATTATAACATTTGGTGTGATAATTTTTCTTTACCCGAACACATTAGTATTTAATTCGCAGATTATTGGACTGATTATTTTTACAGCTGCACTATTTTTGAGCTGGGATGTAAAACATCAGATAATTGTTGCCGTATATTATAACCTTGTTTTTGCATGCTCCATTATTCTTAACAGCAAAAATGTTTACATTCTTCCTAACATGGCTGAATCAGTTATGCTGGTTTTGGTGATAAGTGTAATGGCAATAGTTGCAAGTTATATCAATTACAAATTAAGAGAAGAAGCAATTACAAAGAGTTTTGAAATAGCGGTTTCAGAGAAAAAATATAGAAATATTTTTGAAAACTCTGCCGAAGGAATTTTTCAAGTCACACCAAATGGAAAAGTAAAAACTGCTAATCCTGCTTTTATTAAGATGCTTGGTTACACGAATGAAGATGAGTTGAAGAAAATAAACTTCAAAGATGGCATATTTAGAAAAGAATCTGAGTGGGAGTTTTTTTCAAAGCTTTTAGAAAAGCAGGGTAAAATTAGAAACTTTAGAGTTAATTTTAAGAAGAAGGACGGTGTTGAAATTGTAGTAAGAATTAATGCCAGGGTAAATGATGATGAAGAAGATAAACCTATTTTTTATGAAGGCAGCGTTCAGGATATTACCCAACAGGTTATTGCAGAGAATGAAAAACAAAAAGCATTGGAAGCGCTTCGTCAAGAAAAATTGAAATCTGATATAGCAGCAAGAAGAGCACAGCAAGAGAGTAATTTCAAAACTAAATTTCTTGCTAATATGAGTCACGAAGTAAGAACACCAATGAACTCGGTAATGGGCTTTCTCACTTTAATTGAAAATGACCTTTTTGAAAATAAGGAGGAGCTGAAGAATTTTGCTCGAGATGCAAAAATTGCTGCAGAATCCCTTCTTGATATAATTAATAATATTCTCGATCTATCTAAAATTGAAGCTGGTAAAATGGAGCTTGATGAGGACGAATTTAATTTCCAAAACGAAGTTCATAAAGCAGTTTCAATGATTTCTCAGAAATCAAAAACAAAGGGACTTTTACTGGAAGAGAAAATAGACCCTAACATTCCGGAGAAACTTATTGGAGATGCTACAAGATTTAGGCAAGTTCTTATTAATTTGCTTAGTAACGCTGTCAAATTTACCGATGAAGGCAAAGTTGAAATTCAAGCAGAAGTTGTGCATAAAGAAAATGGAATATTATTGCTTGGAGTTTCTGTATCGGATACTGGTCATGGCATCCCTTCTGATAAAATACCCTTACTTTTTGAACCTTACACTCAAATAAAAAATAAAAAATCATATAAAGAGGGAACTGGGCTGGGTTTAGTAATATGCAAAGAATTTGTAAAGCTTATGGGAGGAGAAATCACCGTTGAAAGTAAACTTGGCATAGGCACAAAGTTTTATTTTACAGTAAAAATGAAAATACCAGGTGAATATGAAGACAGTTTTGAAAAACTTGAAGAGATAATAGAAGAGGACACAGAGGAAAAATTAAATAAAGAAATAAGTAAAGTATTAGAAAATGACTCAACGAAAAAACGTTTATTACTTGTAGAGGATAACCCAATTAGTCAAAACCTTGAGCTTAAAATTTTACGTGAGGTTGGATATGATGTAGAAGCAGTTACTACTGGTAAGGAAGCAATTGAGGCAGTACAAAGCGGAATGTTCGACTTAGTACTTATGGATGTAGAGATGACAGACATGGATGGTATAACAGCAACTAAAAAAATCAGGTCACTTAACAGTAAACACTCGAAAATTCCTATAATCGCTGTTACAGCTCATTCGAGTATGAAAGACAGAGAAAAATGCTTAGCAGCAGGCATGGATGATTACATTGCCAAACCTATTAACATCCACTTCTTAAAAATTACAATTGACCAATGGCTGAATTCAAGAAGATGA
- a CDS encoding ABC transporter ATP-binding protein, translating to MEIIRTENLEKIYEDNGVPVHALKGINLTVEKGEYLVIAGPSGSGKTTLLNLIGTLDKPTKGTIYFEGSDILQKSKKELSELRLRKLGFVFQAYNLIPVLTALENIEFSMMLLGIPEKERQSKALVLMEELGIAELANKRPNEMSGGQQQRVAVARAIINNPSVVLADEPTANLDSKTGGNLLDLMQKMNEEKQITFIFSSHDKQVMDRAKRLIILKDGIIVES from the coding sequence ATGGAAATAATTCGAACAGAAAATTTAGAAAAGATTTATGAAGACAACGGTGTTCCTGTTCATGCATTAAAAGGAATTAATTTAACTGTTGAGAAAGGCGAATATTTGGTTATTGCCGGTCCTTCGGGTTCAGGCAAAACAACTTTGCTTAATTTAATTGGAACTTTAGATAAGCCCACAAAAGGCACTATTTATTTTGAAGGGAGTGACATTTTACAAAAATCAAAAAAAGAATTATCTGAGCTACGACTTAGAAAGCTTGGATTTGTTTTTCAAGCATATAATCTAATTCCAGTTTTAACAGCTTTAGAAAATATTGAATTCAGTATGATGCTTTTAGGAATACCAGAAAAAGAAAGACAATCGAAAGCACTCGTATTGATGGAAGAACTTGGAATAGCAGAACTTGCCAACAAACGTCCTAATGAAATGAGCGGCGGGCAGCAGCAAAGAGTTGCAGTTGCACGCGCAATTATTAACAATCCTTCAGTTGTTTTGGCTGATGAGCCTACTGCAAATCTTGATTCTAAAACTGGTGGCAACCTGCTGGATCTTATGCAAAAAATGAACGAAGAAAAACAAATAACATTTATCTTTTCGTCTCACGATAAACAAGTTATGGACAGGGCAAAACGATTGATTATTTTGAAAGATGGTATTATCGTGGAGTCGTAA
- a CDS encoding AMP nucleosidase has product MKTKLDIAKNWLPRYTGTQIDEFGDYLLLTNFSYYITKFAERFNCEIKGIGRPMQAATNNNGLSIINFGIGSANAATIMDLLIARQPKGVLFLGKCGGLKTSTEIGHFILPNAAIRGEGTGNDYLPPEVPALPSFKLHKFVSDKIVAHNLDYRTGVVYTTNRRVWEWDNEFKDYLKKIGAIGIDMETATIFIVGYANQIARGALLLVSDLPMVPEGIKTEESDRYVTTHFTDLHLQIGIEAMSEIESKGEKIKHFKY; this is encoded by the coding sequence ATGAAAACTAAACTTGATATTGCAAAAAATTGGCTCCCTAGGTACACAGGTACTCAAATTGACGAGTTCGGCGATTATTTACTTTTAACAAACTTTAGTTATTATATCACTAAGTTTGCCGAAAGATTTAATTGTGAGATAAAAGGCATTGGCAGACCGATGCAGGCTGCAACTAACAATAATGGTTTAAGTATCATAAACTTTGGAATTGGCTCTGCTAACGCTGCCACAATAATGGATCTTTTAATTGCTCGTCAACCAAAAGGAGTTTTATTTTTGGGTAAATGCGGGGGCTTGAAGACCTCTACAGAAATTGGACATTTCATTCTGCCAAACGCTGCTATAAGAGGGGAAGGAACAGGTAACGATTATTTACCACCAGAAGTTCCTGCTCTTCCTTCCTTTAAACTCCATAAGTTTGTTTCTGATAAAATTGTAGCTCACAACTTAGACTATAGAACAGGAGTAGTATACACTACCAATAGAAGAGTTTGGGAATGGGATAATGAATTCAAAGACTATCTGAAAAAAATCGGCGCAATCGGTATTGACATGGAGACCGCCACTATTTTTATCGTTGGATATGCTAATCAAATTGCTAGAGGCGCATTACTGTTAGTCTCAGATTTACCAATGGTCCCTGAAGGAATTAAAACTGAAGAATCGGATAGGTACGTAACAACTCACTTTACTGATTTGCACTTGCAAATTGGAATTGAAGCTATGTCCGAAATTGAAAGTAAAGGTGAAAAAATAAAACACTTTAAATACTAA